TATAGGCAGCCATAACGCGCAGGCGCGATGACCAAAAGAAAGCAGTTGCGCTCACGTTACCATGGAATCTAGTTAATTATGCACATGCGCAAATGATAAGAATCGCGTAAGaaatagaagggggggggggggttacagtcaCTTCCGGTTCACCGATGACAGAAGGTAGTGATAACCAATCAGAATGGAGCGATCCCGGAACCAGATGTGAAATGGTCATCATGGCAACGGAGGAACGCTTCTCTTCTTGAGACCGTTGTAACGTCAGTAACCCCATGCAGGGGTATACGGGTGAGGATAGCCGTGTGGGGGGCTCAATGCAGACGGACAACAGATGACGTTCACCTTCCACCATTGTTAGTGTTTGGTGTGTGGAGGTGGAATGAGATCTTCCCTGATACATGGAAATACTGGGCAATGGGGGAtcgggctaaaaaaaaaatcacctgatcAGGAGGAGATCATGGCCTGGGCTACCCAGAGCTTTCTTGCAGGGATACtcattgattttaaaggggtagtccacaaagaaaaaacttttcaaaatcaactggtgccagagatttgtaatgtacttctatttaaaaaatctacagtcttccagtacttatcaactgctgtatgtcctgcagggagtggtattctttctagtctggagagcaggggaggttttctattttatggggatttgctgctgctctggacagttcctgacattgacagaggtggcagcagagagcgctgtgtcagattggaaagaatataccacttcctgcaggacatacagcatctgataagtactggaaaacttgagattttttttttaaataaaagtaaattacaaacttctgGCACTAGCTAGTTTTGATTTCTGATCACTGGGCCCCTACCAGAACAATACCCCATTGTTTGGTGTATGGGACTTCCAATTCTTACCAAGCACTTAGCTGAACAGTGCACCGAAGCCCCATAAGAGGATGAACGCaactgcatcagttttttccattttttgcaaaaacgggtgaaaaagaatgtagtgtgaacccagccttaggctatgttcgcacacaatatttttgctcagtatttttcaaccaaaaccaggagtggatggaaaacacagaaaggttatgtccACACtctgttgaaattcagtggatggctgtcatttaaaggggacctgtcactccAGCTGCCGGGgaggagccccttatacttatccccctctcgaagTACCGGACCCCGTCCCGCTGCCGAGAAATCCCTGTCGGAAGCCGttcgcgcgctcaccagagattagtccaatgcccatagagaatgactggagcagccattctctatgggtgtcgtactcatctctggtgagcgtgcgCATTGCTTGGGATGGGTTCCAGGATttggaggaaggggtaagtataaggggctccaccagaGGTGGGGTCGAGTGGACTTCACCCCAGCAGCCGTGGTGACAGACTTCCTGAccttaatgacaaataattactgttattttaaaacaacggccgttatttgccattaaattgtgTCTATCcagtttttacattttgtttcaATTGTACCGCTCTGTATGTAAACTAAAAAAGCAATTTACATTAATCACTTTTTTTTAGTTCTGTGTTGTAAAactatgttgtaaaacaaagctatacttaccagaaatccaggtccagtaaagctttttagtcttgtgctcgttgaaaaaaagagactaaatactggaattctggccagtacagagagtcacggcacaatgtgtccatcaatcacatgactgccttctctgtgagcgcagatgaccggGACTTCCAGTGTTTagcctattttatttttttttcaccaaccagcacaagactaaaaagctgccttcagtagactggaccagCATACAAgtaagtaaagtttttttttcacagcatgataaacaaaaataaagcaagtttgcaatttacattcattatatcacatctactgatttagattttgaaagttataacaacgggGACACTTTAACTCTAAAATGTGTGAGGGCCCCGTAGAGAATGAATGAGTGGCCATGCATATAGGGTGCATTCCAGTTATGTCCCTCTTCTTGGGATCTGTATGGGTCTTAGAGGTCAGGCACCCACCAATCAGCTAATCACCTATCCTATGTATAAGGAATAACATGTATAGAGATACTCCTTCAAGGCAGCATAAAacctataaggccccgttcccactgaggaaaggtagcggaattcctaatgggagtctatgggaggcgcacgctcctgccctgtccgcgctgaagaatgaacatgttcattcttcagcgcgtacagagcaggagcacgcgcctcccatagactcccattatgagcgggaggctaacggcattccgcggcggacaattccgtcgcggaattccgctacctttcctcagtgggaacggggcctaagtctGTGCCTCATGATGACCCAGAAACACGTAGGAAAAACGCATGCCATTTACAGTGAATCGCTTGTGGTTTCTAATGGGGTTGCAAAATACAGTTGAAACACATGAAGGCTATTACAGTATATGCTTATCCTTTGCTTGTAAAGAGGCTAAAAACTGCGTCATACTGTATGTACCAGAGTTCTTACTGCAGTCGGAGAATCTTTTTCCAGCCAGATTTGACCAACAGCATTCTGTTATTCTTAGGACATGATGTCTGCTGTGAAGCTAAGAGACCACTTGGGACTGATTGAATTGCACAACATATCATCTTCGGTGAAGACCCTCTTAGGTCCTCAGAAATTATACAAGTTTATTTACGATCAAGATACTCAAGAAAGCACTTTGACTTGCTCATCATTGAGACTTCTGGAGGGTCTAGATTTATCCAGCGCAGTTGGACAACTCTTTAATGAAACAGTTCAGGCTCACCAGAAAGCTTATAAAACTGGTACCACCACCTTGTTTTTCCTTGTTGGAGTATGGAGTAAAGCTGTTCTGGAATGTCTCCACCACGGAGTTCCCATTTCATTCATTGTCTCAGGAATGTTAGAAGGTCTAAATTCTTGTATTGAGAGTGTTAAGGCTTTACACATACCAATTTATAACATACTCACTACAAAGCCGAACTCAAGTCACAAGACGTTACTAGCAGATGGAAGGAATGGCTATGTTTCTCCTAATGAATCTCCAGGACATGTTGCCAAAACCATAAAGCACATAGATGTCACTCCGCCCATTAGAGGAAACCTAAATAGGAAAAGTTGCCATATGAGCAAACTGGCTCATAGTAGACACTTCTCGAATCCAAAAATAAGCAGCTTTCCGGATCCTTCACAACCCAGTAGCCACAGTTTAGAAGATCTGACAAAGTCTTTGAGTCATGGGAATTGGGAGGTAATGGAACTTGTGAAGAAGGCAGCTACTCTCTTGCTCGAAAATTCTGTGACCAAAGATGTCTTCCAGGCTTCCTGTCTAAATATTTGCTTTTTAAGAGGTCTGTCAGAGGTAAATTCAAGTGCTACCTTTGGATATGTGACTTTAGTTGGACCAGAGTATGCCACCGCTGTGAAACGCTTTGAGGGCAAATCCTTAAAAGTTCTTCTTATAGATGGAGAATTGACAGAAAAATATAGACATCTTGGCTTTAATAAGGCAACAAATCTAAAATCGGTGTCTGAGTTTAAAGGCCATGAGAGGACAGCTGATGAGTTATGGACGAGTACAGCGTGTCGGAATATAATTCAAGCCAATATCAATGTAGTTTTAGTAAGGGGTGATGCCTGTCCACGTCTAGTAATGCAATGTCTTCATAGAAATATTCTTATTTTTACTCATGTAAAGCCAAACGTTCTTCAGGCATTTAGTGACTGTACCGGTGCCGAGCCAGTGACCTACCTCACCCAGGTAAGTCACCATAGCATAGGCTCGGAGGTGTATGCCGCAATATGTCCACAATGGAGTTCAGAATCAAGCCAAACAATTGCTATAAGTCTCCGTGCTCACAAGATCAATCTGGTCACTGTAGTTCTAAGCTGCCGGCTAATGCCCAAAATGCAAGTGGTGGAAGATCAGTTCTGGGCCTCCTCTTATAAACTACATAATGCTCTTCTTGACCAAAAAGTCTTTCCTGGTGGTGGTGCAGTTGAACTTTTTTGTCTCCATCATCTCCAGAAGCTTGAGGCGACGCTGGTGTTGGATAGCTCATCCAACACAGGACCAGAGCTCTGCACGTCTTCGTGGCGGACCACCTCTGCCATCCATTACAAGTCCTCCGTCTATAAGTGCCTTGCCAAGGGCTGGATAAAATATCTTTCTACTCTTCTTTTTAATGTATGTGAATATTCTTCAGAGTTGGAAGCTATGACCTTTATACAGAATGAACTCCGTAACATTGGTGCTTTCTCTTCTCCTTCTTCATACGCGTTGAATGAATACTCCAAAAATGTTGTATTGATCAATGACATAGGACTTCCAATTCAAGGTAGACAGGTACCGGTGTATGATAATGTTATTCCGAAGGTTGAGGCATGGCGTAGTGCTCTGCACCTAGTTCTTACTGTGCTTCAGTCAGATGCCGAGATCATTATAGGTTCTAGCACACATAAAGCTACTTTAAGTGGTGACTTTGTATATCTCTGATGTCCGACGTAAATACTGTAATTAGACAATGGTAAGTTACCAGAACGTATGCATTTTGTGGAATTATTttacatcagggatgggaaagctttggccctccagctgttgcaaaactacagccaaAGCCAAAAGCATAATGGAACAGCCAAGGCATGGGCACATAGGGGTAACCTGGCCTTGTGAAAGGGATTTTAGAATGTGAGGCTCCAATCCTGAAATTTATTAGCGCAAGATTATAGACCTAGATTATAGGTAATGATGTCTCAACATCTTCTGCCACTAGATGGCGCACCCTTCTGTTTACCAAGCTGTTATAGTGTATGCTGCCTCGtttgttttgcattttttcaaCTCCTATTTTTATACTGTAAACAGTCTACATGTTGTTTATATACTTACGGTACACTATTACCATTtttataaaatgtcattaaagtcCTATTAATCATGTTTCAAGTGTTTTCTCAAGCAAATATTATTTCTTATTACTGCCAAAAGAAGATGCAGTATACAGATAAAGCACGATATAAAATAGCACATGTTGATCTGTCTGTGCACGGCTGATGGCCAAAAACCACAGTCtaccaaaaaacaacaaaatatgtatgtatgtatatatataatatatatacactcaccggccactttattaggtacacctgtccaactgcacttaatttctaatcagccaatcacatggcagcaactcagtgcatttaggcatgtagacatggtcaagacaatctcctgcagttcaaaccgagcatcagtatggggaagaaaggtgatttgagtgcctttgaacgtggcatggttgttggtgccagaagggctggtctgagtatttcagaaactgctgatctactgggattttcacgcacaaccatctctagggtttactgagaatggtccaaaaaagaaaaaacatccagtgagcggcagttctgtgggcggaaatgccttgttgatgccagaggtcagaggagaatgggcagactggttcgagctgatagaaaggcaacattgactcaaatagccaaccgttacaaccaaggtaggcagaagagcatctctgaacgcacagtacggccaactctgaggcagaggggctacagcagcagaagaccacaccgggtgccactcctttccgctaagaacaggaaacggaggctacaatttgcacaagctcatcg
Above is a window of Dendropsophus ebraccatus isolate aDenEbr1 chromosome 7, aDenEbr1.pat, whole genome shotgun sequence DNA encoding:
- the BBS12 gene encoding chaperonin-containing T-complex member BBS12; translated protein: MMSAVKLRDHLGLIELHNISSSVKTLLGPQKLYKFIYDQDTQESTLTCSSLRLLEGLDLSSAVGQLFNETVQAHQKAYKTGTTTLFFLVGVWSKAVLECLHHGVPISFIVSGMLEGLNSCIESVKALHIPIYNILTTKPNSSHKTLLADGRNGYVSPNESPGHVAKTIKHIDVTPPIRGNLNRKSCHMSKLAHSRHFSNPKISSFPDPSQPSSHSLEDLTKSLSHGNWEVMELVKKAATLLLENSVTKDVFQASCLNICFLRGLSEVNSSATFGYVTLVGPEYATAVKRFEGKSLKVLLIDGELTEKYRHLGFNKATNLKSVSEFKGHERTADELWTSTACRNIIQANINVVLVRGDACPRLVMQCLHRNILIFTHVKPNVLQAFSDCTGAEPVTYLTQVSHHSIGSEVYAAICPQWSSESSQTIAISLRAHKINLVTVVLSCRLMPKMQVVEDQFWASSYKLHNALLDQKVFPGGGAVELFCLHHLQKLEATLVLDSSSNTGPELCTSSWRTTSAIHYKSSVYKCLAKGWIKYLSTLLFNVCEYSSELEAMTFIQNELRNIGAFSSPSSYALNEYSKNVVLINDIGLPIQGRQVPVYDNVIPKVEAWRSALHLVLTVLQSDAEIIIGSSTHKATLSGDFVYL